From Cellvibrio zantedeschiae, the proteins below share one genomic window:
- a CDS encoding carbohydrate-binding protein: MSRYKNNFLARARLAVLAGAMALTGASVTADVLNPVVGPLLYEENFNTLDSAVWNSIDSDGCSIGLCGWGNQELEYYRPGNLSIDNVPFEPGTKALAFQARREAFGGKPFTSGKVTTEGKLQVKYGLVEFRMSTPQVGTGLWPAGWMLGTTLATWPAKGELDIMEMGHRLSSMIPLGSDINSYTASNAIFYASAACVPGNESCAASTAWQTKNSYVASTPLTNRFVVYRMYWTDTQIRFTVVDNGVEHDMYAAPIPVGGESSEFQAPFYFLFNLAVGGNFTDAANDAQVTAPLPAKMYLDYVRVYQLNGLGEVKLGNQTQKETGTFGVFTDANVTNKQEIGGSADLWVWNPASLSAGTTPPAEGANVIAWNYTAPQWFGAGIASRQPRDMSNFGNGSLKFKIKIPANVGFKIGIADTYTNEKWVNFPANTTAYGLVRNGDWAQATIPLSEIRGINALQSMSQLFMIASLDPTPGSNFPLAIDDIVWDCGSDAVCQSSGSSSSGSSSSSGGVVSSSSSSVASSTATSSSSSSVVSSVVASSSSSSAATSSSSSSSSAAAFEWFVQAESFVATSGVQVISTQDAGGGQNVNNVGAGNWMAFAGLNVPSSGVYQIEYRVASPAATMFSSDLNGGSIVLGNVSVPATGGSQTWTTITQVVNLNAGSYSFGIYAQQGGWSLNWFRITKVTGSSSSSSVASSVASSSSSSVASSSASSTSSEYGYTPLSSSSLKFYVNNAIWADIHYIVNNEGQQNIRMTHNVDNTNVFTLSNIPAGATVKYFFTVGPLVNGAFDTPWQTLSLGGASSSSSSSAAPLMCDVNNSKTVDIDDIDMILARKNTPVQGASPFDVNKDGVINVLDSRACVLKCTKLSCAR; the protein is encoded by the coding sequence ATGAGCAGATACAAAAATAATTTTTTGGCCAGAGCGCGGCTTGCCGTACTGGCTGGCGCTATGGCGCTGACGGGGGCATCTGTTACGGCAGATGTGTTAAACCCGGTTGTAGGCCCGCTTTTATACGAAGAGAATTTTAATACGCTGGATTCCGCAGTGTGGAACTCCATTGATAGCGATGGCTGCAGCATCGGCTTGTGCGGTTGGGGTAACCAGGAGCTGGAATACTACCGCCCGGGTAACCTCAGTATTGATAACGTACCTTTCGAGCCGGGCACTAAAGCTTTGGCATTCCAGGCTCGTCGTGAAGCTTTTGGTGGCAAGCCTTTTACCTCAGGCAAAGTGACTACCGAAGGTAAGTTGCAAGTGAAATACGGTTTGGTTGAATTCCGTATGAGCACGCCGCAAGTGGGCACAGGTTTGTGGCCTGCAGGCTGGATGTTGGGCACCACTTTGGCAACCTGGCCAGCAAAAGGCGAGTTGGACATTATGGAGATGGGGCATCGCTTGTCTTCCATGATTCCATTAGGTTCAGATATTAATAGCTACACCGCTTCCAACGCGATTTTCTATGCGTCTGCTGCTTGTGTTCCGGGCAATGAATCTTGTGCGGCCTCTACTGCATGGCAAACCAAAAACTCTTACGTAGCAAGCACTCCGCTGACTAACCGTTTTGTGGTTTACCGCATGTATTGGACGGATACCCAAATTCGTTTCACCGTTGTGGATAACGGCGTTGAGCACGACATGTATGCAGCGCCAATTCCTGTTGGGGGCGAGTCATCTGAATTCCAGGCTCCGTTCTACTTCCTCTTTAACCTCGCTGTTGGTGGTAACTTCACCGATGCCGCTAACGACGCCCAAGTGACTGCGCCTTTACCAGCCAAGATGTACCTCGATTACGTTCGCGTTTACCAATTGAATGGTTTGGGTGAAGTAAAACTTGGTAACCAAACGCAAAAAGAAACCGGCACTTTCGGTGTATTCACTGATGCAAATGTCACCAACAAACAAGAAATTGGTGGCAGTGCTGATTTGTGGGTTTGGAACCCGGCTTCGCTCAGTGCTGGTACTACACCTCCAGCTGAAGGCGCAAATGTAATTGCCTGGAACTACACCGCGCCGCAATGGTTTGGTGCTGGTATTGCTTCCCGTCAGCCACGCGATATGAGCAACTTTGGCAACGGTAGTTTGAAATTCAAAATCAAAATCCCTGCGAATGTTGGTTTCAAAATTGGTATTGCAGATACTTACACTAACGAGAAGTGGGTGAACTTCCCCGCTAACACGACTGCGTATGGTTTGGTTCGCAACGGCGATTGGGCGCAAGCAACAATTCCACTGTCAGAAATTCGCGGCATTAACGCGCTGCAATCCATGTCGCAATTGTTCATGATCGCAAGTCTTGATCCAACACCTGGCAGCAATTTCCCATTGGCGATTGACGATATCGTATGGGATTGCGGTAGCGATGCAGTTTGTCAATCAAGCGGTTCTTCTTCATCTGGTTCTTCTTCGTCATCAGGCGGTGTTGTTTCTAGCAGCTCTTCATCTGTTGCAAGTTCAACTGCTACCAGCTCAAGCAGTTCATCGGTTGTGAGCAGTGTTGTTGCTTCTTCTAGTTCAAGCAGTGCTGCAACTTCTTCCAGCAGTTCATCTTCCAGTGCCGCTGCATTTGAGTGGTTCGTACAAGCAGAAAGTTTTGTTGCAACTTCAGGCGTACAAGTGATTAGCACGCAAGATGCTGGTGGTGGTCAAAACGTGAATAACGTAGGTGCCGGCAATTGGATGGCTTTCGCTGGTTTGAATGTTCCAAGCTCTGGCGTTTATCAAATTGAATACCGTGTGGCGAGCCCGGCTGCAACTATGTTCTCGTCTGATTTAAACGGCGGCTCAATTGTATTGGGCAACGTAAGTGTGCCAGCAACTGGCGGCAGTCAAACCTGGACCACCATCACTCAAGTTGTGAATTTGAATGCAGGTTCTTACAGCTTTGGTATTTACGCTCAGCAAGGTGGTTGGAGCTTGAATTGGTTCCGCATTACCAAAGTGACGGGTTCGTCTAGCAGTTCTTCTGTTGCGAGCAGTGTTGCGAGTTCATCTTCAAGCAGTGTTGCAAGCTCAAGTGCTTCTTCAACGTCCAGTGAATATGGCTACACACCTTTGTCGAGCAGCAGCCTTAAATTCTACGTGAATAATGCAATCTGGGCGGATATTCATTACATCGTAAATAACGAAGGCCAACAAAATATCCGCATGACTCACAACGTTGATAACACCAACGTATTTACGCTCAGCAATATTCCAGCGGGTGCCACCGTGAAATATTTCTTCACTGTTGGGCCATTGGTGAATGGTGCCTTTGATACGCCTTGGCAAACATTGAGTTTGGGTGGTGCTAGCTCGAGTTCAAGCTCATCTGCTGCGCCTTTGATGTGTGATGTCAACAACAGTAAAACAGTTGATATAGATGATATCGACATGATTCTCGCGCGCAAAAATACTCCGGTACAAGGCGCAAGTCCGTTCGATGTGAATAAGGATGGCGTTATCAATGTGCTGGACTCGCGCGCTTGCGTACTCAAGTGTACGAAGTTGTCGTGTGCTCGCTAA
- a CDS encoding PEP-CTERM sorting domain-containing protein produces MKLLIKALIKKILAVGVLGLFASSAYATPVLSFGNSGSNLAQWYNVGDTVSLDLWVSGLDGTDGDGLGGVDFAGFDMNLSFNGAVTGYQNTSFSSDLDDSLFYGLSSNPTSSNSLNLSGLSLSWDLSGQASALKLFTLVFTAGQAGTSTIKLDDFLLSDSWGLDFASSSYLAEITVKDRPASVPEPSTLMLFLSALGVMAVRRRKLI; encoded by the coding sequence ATGAAACTATTAATAAAAGCTCTGATTAAAAAAATTCTGGCAGTAGGTGTGTTGGGTTTGTTCGCATCCAGCGCCTACGCAACACCGGTATTATCTTTTGGTAATTCCGGCAGCAATCTTGCGCAGTGGTACAATGTTGGCGATACGGTTTCGCTCGATTTGTGGGTATCAGGTTTGGATGGCACTGATGGAGATGGATTGGGCGGTGTAGATTTTGCCGGCTTTGATATGAATTTGTCTTTCAATGGCGCTGTAACGGGCTATCAAAATACCAGCTTTAGCTCAGACCTGGATGACTCGCTGTTTTACGGTCTTTCCTCCAATCCGACATCCAGCAATAGCCTAAACCTTTCTGGTTTATCGCTCTCCTGGGATTTATCTGGCCAGGCCAGTGCATTGAAACTCTTTACGCTGGTATTTACGGCAGGTCAGGCAGGAACCAGCACCATTAAGCTAGACGATTTTCTGTTGTCGGATTCGTGGGGTCTGGATTTTGCCAGCAGCAGTTACCTGGCTGAAATTACCGTAAAAGATCGCCCAGCCTCTGTACCCGAGCCAAGCACTTTGATGTTGTTCTTAAGTGCCTTGGGTGTAATGGCTGTGCGTCGTCGCAAGCTCATATAA
- the rlmE gene encoding 23S rRNA (uridine(2552)-2'-O)-methyltransferase RlmE: MARSKSSNRWLEEHVNDPYVKRAQVDGYRARAAYKLIELNEKDKLIRPGHLVVDLGSAPGSWSQIAGRMVGVKGRVVASDILPMDSLENVDFIQGDFTEESVFNQIMELLGGNKADVVISDMAPNISGVDAADQASSMYLVELALDMARSVLKPKGDFVAKVFHGEGYDDYVKEVRTSFDKVVIRKPDASRPRSREVYVVGKGFKG; encoded by the coding sequence ATGGCTCGATCAAAAAGTAGTAACCGTTGGCTGGAAGAACATGTCAATGATCCCTATGTGAAACGCGCCCAGGTTGATGGCTACCGCGCGCGCGCGGCTTACAAGCTTATCGAGCTGAACGAAAAGGACAAACTTATAAGGCCCGGTCATTTGGTGGTAGATCTTGGCTCGGCCCCCGGTAGCTGGTCGCAAATTGCCGGCCGCATGGTGGGGGTGAAGGGGCGGGTAGTGGCTTCAGATATTCTGCCGATGGATTCCCTCGAAAACGTTGACTTTATACAGGGCGACTTTACCGAGGAGTCGGTGTTCAACCAGATTATGGAATTGCTTGGCGGTAATAAAGCCGATGTTGTTATTTCTGATATGGCGCCTAATATTAGCGGCGTAGATGCGGCAGATCAGGCCTCGTCCATGTATTTGGTTGAACTTGCGTTAGACATGGCGCGCTCGGTATTAAAGCCAAAAGGCGATTTTGTCGCCAAGGTTTTTCATGGCGAGGGCTATGATGATTACGTAAAGGAAGTACGTACCAGCTTTGACAAAGTGGTTATCCGTAAACCCGACGCGTCGCGTCCACGCTCCCGCGAAGTCTATGTGGTCGGTAAGGGTTTTAAGGGGTAG
- a CDS encoding efflux RND transporter periplasmic adaptor subunit encodes MPNKTLIALGLAALLSACGASKEAPSKETKQAMLVVKEDLVTISSSRVASGPIISGSLEAKKQADLRAEVSAIVVQVLKDNGDKVQAGDLLVRLDDTIYRQALISSQEAERAAQQSFDQAERQFNRLKALSTSGAVSTQAREDAELRRNAAQSELAAARARLAQDTQQLARTQVRAPFAGVVGNREASNGDTAQVGKALLKVIDPSSIRFEGFVPSDQIQHVKVGQAVNFYVNGSRDLMHEGKVERINPVADTSTRQVGVQVSLKDTKNLTVGLFAEGRVQSLTEQSLTIPETSLVQQGDHAYIWRVQQGKLNKVEIQLGTRDVQSGDFAIKSGLNEGDTILRHPRGILVDGALVSVEKTPANTAKSAMNAKPAVAPSAKKEG; translated from the coding sequence ATGCCGAATAAAACGCTTATTGCTTTGGGCCTGGCGGCACTCTTGTCTGCCTGCGGTGCATCCAAAGAGGCGCCTTCCAAAGAAACCAAGCAAGCCATGCTTGTTGTAAAGGAAGATTTGGTCACCATCTCGTCCAGCCGCGTTGCCTCTGGCCCCATTATCTCCGGTTCTTTGGAAGCCAAAAAGCAAGCCGATTTGCGCGCTGAGGTATCGGCCATAGTGGTGCAGGTGCTTAAGGATAACGGTGATAAGGTTCAGGCAGGCGATTTGCTCGTGCGCCTTGACGATACGATTTATCGCCAGGCCTTAATCTCCTCACAAGAAGCAGAGCGCGCAGCCCAACAAAGTTTTGATCAGGCTGAGCGTCAATTTAATCGCTTGAAGGCTCTTTCTACCAGCGGAGCAGTTTCCACCCAAGCCAGGGAAGATGCCGAACTGCGCCGTAACGCAGCGCAAAGTGAGCTTGCGGCTGCCCGCGCTCGTCTTGCACAGGATACCCAACAGCTCGCCCGCACCCAGGTTCGTGCACCTTTCGCTGGTGTTGTAGGTAATCGTGAAGCATCCAATGGCGATACCGCACAGGTAGGCAAGGCCTTACTCAAAGTGATTGACCCTAGCAGTATTCGTTTCGAAGGGTTTGTGCCTTCTGATCAAATCCAGCATGTCAAAGTAGGCCAAGCCGTTAATTTTTATGTGAACGGTTCGCGTGACCTTATGCACGAAGGCAAAGTTGAGCGCATCAATCCTGTTGCCGATACCAGCACTCGTCAGGTAGGTGTTCAGGTCAGCTTGAAAGACACCAAAAACCTAACCGTAGGTTTGTTCGCTGAAGGTCGCGTACAAAGTCTTACCGAACAAAGTTTAACTATTCCTGAAACGAGTTTGGTACAGCAGGGCGATCACGCTTATATCTGGCGTGTGCAACAAGGCAAGCTTAATAAGGTTGAAATCCAGCTGGGCACGCGCGATGTTCAGTCCGGTGATTTTGCCATCAAATCAGGATTGAACGAGGGAGATACCATTCTCCGCCACCCACGTGGCATTTTGGTTGATGGAGCGCTTGTAAGCGTTGAGAAAACGCCGGCTAATACTGCTAAATCTGCCATGAACGCCAAGCCGGCTGTTGCCCCTTCTGCTAAGAAGGAGGGTTAA
- a CDS encoding efflux RND transporter permease subunit, whose protein sequence is MFLSDFSIKRPLVTVVLVIGLMAIGWLALGKLRVNERPDVAPPVLRITIPYPGASPETVEREIVDRLEKAMQGIPGVHQMRAWANESNASFSIEFEFNKNLIEAADEVRNSIASVRYKLPIEMREPIISRVDPDSWPIMSLSLSSESQSHIELSILAEKEIGDRLRAIPGVAIINVSGDLRRELSVLLRSEKLRAHNISVVEVQRSLQSQNLTAPGGKIQGDLEDRSIRLLGRLATPADFGNIVLKRNGNEVLRLSDVADVVDGNAEQNSISLYNGHVSVGINVIRTREASTVSVSKAVRKELTEIRKTLKPGTLIEIANDGGEWAESSLNNVIEALILGAGLTIFVVYAFLNSWRSTLITALALPTSVLAAFIAVWLFGFSLNFMTLLGLSLAIGVLIDDAIVVRENIVRHMERGSDRVTASREGTKEIGLAVMATTFSIVAVFIPVAFMSGGPGQWFKPFALTVVASVLVSLLISFSLDPMLSSRWGDPVGYQHQPKRGFSALLKRFNEWFDHQADRYTNVIRWALGHRRSMAGIAIASLVAALALQSVKGGTSFLPAADNGQLVVNIRLPSGASLEYARIKTEQAAEIARRLPEVKSVFSDIRRNNSRLDIDIDKPSSRKRTAAEIAKELRTNTNRLVGAEYTVQDDTSNGGDKPVRINFYGQDSRKLMEITESFMSDLRKVKGAVDVGLADQDAMPELQIELDRGLANSLGIVMSDAAQALRLAFAGTEVGDWVDPNGETRDVAIRLHPDDRADALALARLPLVPGGSNSVVPLEQIANIRMDKAPSRIAHSDGKRTVTVTANVEGANQGQVIDEAMKLTKAIDFPPGYGIQLRGAGQDQQILFSAMLTALLSGIALMYFILVIQFGSFLAPVPVMMSLPLSLIGVVIALVSTGHTLNLMSFIGIIMLMGLVAKNAILLLDCARAKEKEGFSREEALMYAGRSRLRPILMTTFALIAGMLPVAIGMGEGGEFYQPLAVAIIGGTITSTILTLLMIPTFYDSIEIARDRLVKKFHRRANERGTFASGVITAVETILTLVFVRLIYRLIMRVWGMRAARSVAAH, encoded by the coding sequence ATGTTCTTATCTGATTTTAGTATCAAGCGTCCGCTGGTGACTGTGGTATTGGTTATCGGTTTGATGGCGATTGGCTGGCTTGCATTAGGCAAGTTGCGTGTTAACGAACGGCCTGATGTTGCGCCACCTGTGTTGCGTATCACTATTCCATACCCTGGTGCTTCGCCGGAAACGGTTGAACGGGAAATTGTTGATCGACTTGAAAAAGCCATGCAGGGAATTCCAGGCGTGCATCAAATGCGCGCCTGGGCTAACGAAAGCAATGCGAGCTTTAGCATTGAATTTGAATTCAACAAAAATTTAATTGAAGCGGCGGATGAAGTTCGCAACTCAATTGCAAGTGTGCGCTACAAATTACCGATTGAAATGCGCGAACCGATTATCAGCCGGGTTGATCCTGATTCATGGCCCATTATGTCGCTGTCTTTATCTTCAGAAAGCCAGAGTCATATTGAACTATCCATTCTGGCGGAAAAAGAAATTGGCGATCGTTTGCGAGCAATCCCCGGTGTTGCCATTATTAATGTTTCCGGTGATTTGCGGCGCGAACTTTCGGTGTTGTTGCGCAGCGAAAAATTGCGCGCGCACAATATTTCTGTGGTTGAAGTTCAACGTAGCTTGCAGAGCCAAAACCTCACGGCGCCGGGCGGAAAAATCCAGGGCGATCTTGAAGACCGCAGTATTCGTTTGCTTGGGCGCCTCGCCACACCTGCAGATTTTGGCAACATAGTGCTTAAGCGCAATGGCAATGAAGTTTTGCGTTTGAGCGATGTTGCAGACGTTGTTGATGGCAACGCCGAACAAAACAGTATCAGTTTGTACAACGGCCACGTTTCTGTGGGCATTAACGTTATACGTACGCGTGAAGCGAGCACAGTGTCAGTTTCAAAAGCTGTTCGCAAAGAATTAACTGAAATTCGAAAAACGCTAAAACCCGGTACTCTCATTGAAATTGCGAACGATGGGGGTGAGTGGGCTGAATCAAGTTTGAATAACGTTATTGAAGCGCTAATTCTCGGTGCAGGTTTAACCATATTTGTGGTTTACGCGTTTTTGAATTCGTGGCGCTCTACTTTAATTACTGCACTTGCTTTACCAACCTCTGTACTCGCTGCATTTATTGCGGTTTGGTTGTTCGGCTTTTCGCTCAATTTTATGACGCTACTTGGATTGTCTTTGGCAATTGGTGTATTAATCGACGATGCGATTGTGGTGCGTGAAAATATTGTGCGGCACATGGAACGTGGGTCAGATCGTGTTACTGCATCGCGCGAAGGTACAAAAGAAATTGGCTTGGCCGTAATGGCAACCACTTTTTCTATAGTTGCTGTATTTATTCCCGTTGCCTTTATGAGCGGCGGCCCCGGTCAATGGTTTAAACCTTTTGCATTAACAGTTGTTGCATCTGTTTTAGTGTCCTTGTTAATTTCGTTTTCGCTCGACCCTATGTTGTCATCGCGTTGGGGTGATCCGGTTGGATATCAACATCAACCTAAACGCGGGTTTAGCGCATTGTTAAAACGTTTTAATGAATGGTTTGATCATCAAGCAGATCGTTACACCAATGTTATTCGCTGGGCTTTGGGTCATAGACGCTCCATGGCGGGCATTGCTATCGCCAGTTTGGTAGCTGCCTTGGCTTTACAATCTGTTAAAGGCGGTACCAGCTTTTTACCCGCGGCAGACAACGGTCAATTGGTTGTGAATATTCGTTTGCCCTCCGGCGCCAGCCTTGAATATGCGCGTATTAAAACCGAACAAGCTGCTGAAATAGCGCGCAGACTTCCTGAAGTTAAATCTGTTTTTAGCGATATCAGACGCAACAACAGTCGCCTTGATATTGATATCGATAAGCCGAGTTCACGCAAGAGAACTGCCGCAGAAATTGCAAAAGAATTGCGTACCAATACCAATCGTTTGGTTGGTGCTGAATACACCGTTCAGGACGATACTAGTAACGGCGGTGATAAACCTGTACGCATCAATTTCTACGGACAAGACTCGCGTAAATTGATGGAAATTACCGAGTCCTTTATGAGTGACTTGCGTAAAGTGAAAGGCGCTGTCGATGTTGGTCTCGCCGATCAGGATGCTATGCCGGAATTGCAAATTGAATTGGACCGCGGTTTGGCAAATAGCTTGGGTATTGTAATGAGCGATGCGGCACAAGCTTTGCGTCTTGCCTTCGCGGGTACCGAAGTGGGCGATTGGGTAGACCCCAATGGTGAAACTCGCGATGTAGCTATCAGGCTTCACCCTGATGACCGCGCAGACGCTTTGGCGTTGGCTCGTTTACCGCTGGTTCCCGGTGGTAGTAATTCCGTGGTTCCTCTGGAGCAAATTGCAAATATTCGTATGGACAAAGCGCCTTCGCGTATCGCGCACTCAGACGGTAAGCGTACCGTGACGGTTACCGCTAACGTTGAAGGCGCAAACCAGGGGCAGGTGATTGACGAAGCCATGAAGCTCACCAAGGCTATAGATTTCCCTCCCGGCTACGGCATTCAATTGCGCGGAGCAGGTCAGGATCAACAAATACTGTTCAGCGCCATGCTTACTGCGCTCCTTTCAGGTATTGCCTTAATGTATTTTATTTTGGTGATTCAGTTTGGTTCTTTCCTCGCACCAGTTCCGGTAATGATGAGTTTGCCTTTAAGTTTAATTGGTGTGGTAATCGCGCTGGTTTCAACGGGGCATACGCTCAACCTCATGAGTTTTATCGGCATCATTATGTTGATGGGATTGGTCGCGAAAAATGCAATCTTGCTTCTCGATTGCGCGCGCGCTAAAGAGAAAGAAGGCTTTAGTCGTGAAGAAGCTTTGATGTACGCAGGCCGCTCGCGTTTGCGTCCAATTTTAATGACAACATTCGCATTGATTGCGGGTATGTTGCCTGTAGCAATTGGAATGGGTGAGGGCGGCGAGTTCTATCAACCACTCGCAGTAGCGATTATCGGCGGAACCATTACCTCAACAATTTTAACGCTGTTAATGATTCCAACTTTTTACGATAGTATCGAAATTGCCCGCGATCGCTTGGTTAAAAAATTCCACCGCCGTGCCAACGAGCGCGGAACTTTTGCAAGCGGTGTAATTACTGCGGTAGAAACAATCCTTACCTTAGTATTTGTACGTTTAATTTATCGCTTGATAATGCGCGTGTGGGGAATGCGAGCTGCGCGCTCGGTTGCCGCACATTAG
- a CDS encoding BNR-4 repeat-containing protein: protein MKLFSHKLPTCVTTLLLSAGLLISHASFSLEADSTARIIPLDSQAWAGSSVNVLAGVHQTLFTESIYQYAAYYGADDSLMLAKRRIGEDTWQTQNTGHKGNVKDAHNHISLVVDGAGFLHVSWDHHNNKLNYARSKTAGSLELGESQAMLGKQEQSVTYPQFYRLPDGDLLFQYRDGGSGNGNLVMNRYITKTQQWQRVQSSLIEGQGKRNAYWDMNVDKKGGLHLAWIWRETPDVASNHDLAYARSIDGGINWTGLDGKTLKLPITQANADYALKIPQNSNLMNPPVVAIDNSGRPFIASYWSPTANSKPRFHVVYGDKGKWQTIAGPEAAENFSLNGKGTKHPPISRAALLVENGWKGSWVHLIYRNARGQVTAATIDNLEKPVWTEHLLTKDSVGAWEPSLDPIQWSRMGQAQMLIQNVQQLDGNDQAASQLASPIALLAWNTNWERHQALHPTPEQPIPANLNSPLRKKAIAKIAQQTADWQWKNFPSGWDYDPKAWTFAPFYLGNIYAARKIPKLDLEAKMLAQAEKINWQPHDRIYDADDHCVMQAYLHLYMKYKKPEMIAPSKARLDYLLANPATSSLDWASPNDRDRWSWSDALFMGPMSWLLMYEVTNDKRYLDFMNKEWWATTERLYRPAIGMYFRDESYLDMRERNGKTIHWARGTGWSVAGLVQVLEHFPKDHPDYPRYHAQFKEMAAAFLRAQQPDGLWRPGILDPQTHTARETSGTAFITYALAWGLNHKVLDEKTYKPAVIKAWNSLTTSVTSEGKLEDVQPIGAAPHGFDPSHSEPFATGAFLMAASEVYGLAKQ, encoded by the coding sequence ATGAAATTGTTCTCCCATAAACTGCCAACTTGCGTAACCACCCTCTTACTCAGCGCAGGCCTTTTGATAAGCCATGCGAGCTTCAGCTTGGAAGCGGACTCAACCGCTCGAATTATCCCGTTGGACTCCCAAGCCTGGGCGGGCAGCTCGGTCAATGTGCTGGCCGGTGTGCATCAAACCCTGTTTACCGAAAGTATTTACCAATATGCCGCTTACTATGGTGCCGATGATAGCTTGATGCTCGCTAAACGTCGCATCGGCGAGGACACATGGCAAACCCAAAACACCGGACACAAAGGCAATGTTAAAGACGCTCACAATCACATTAGCCTCGTAGTTGATGGTGCTGGCTTTTTGCATGTAAGTTGGGATCACCACAACAACAAGCTTAACTACGCTCGCAGCAAAACTGCGGGCAGCCTTGAACTTGGTGAATCACAAGCCATGCTCGGCAAGCAAGAGCAAAGCGTCACCTATCCCCAGTTTTATCGCCTGCCCGATGGTGATTTGCTCTTCCAATATCGCGACGGTGGTTCCGGCAACGGCAATCTGGTGATGAATCGCTACATCACTAAAACCCAACAATGGCAGCGTGTTCAGAGTTCATTGATCGAAGGCCAGGGTAAACGCAATGCTTATTGGGATATGAATGTCGATAAAAAAGGCGGTTTGCATCTCGCCTGGATTTGGCGAGAAACACCGGATGTCGCCAGCAATCATGACTTGGCTTATGCCCGCTCCATCGATGGCGGCATTAACTGGACAGGATTAGATGGCAAAACACTCAAGCTTCCTATTACCCAAGCTAATGCAGATTACGCGCTGAAAATCCCGCAGAACTCCAACTTAATGAATCCACCTGTCGTTGCCATCGACAATAGTGGCCGCCCTTTTATCGCCTCCTATTGGTCACCAACCGCGAATAGCAAACCGCGCTTTCATGTGGTTTATGGCGATAAAGGAAAATGGCAAACCATTGCAGGACCAGAGGCGGCGGAAAACTTCAGCTTGAACGGTAAGGGTACGAAACATCCGCCCATTTCACGCGCTGCTTTATTGGTAGAAAACGGTTGGAAAGGTTCATGGGTGCATTTGATTTATCGTAACGCTCGTGGGCAAGTAACTGCCGCAACCATCGATAATCTGGAAAAGCCGGTGTGGACAGAACACTTACTCACCAAAGATAGTGTTGGCGCGTGGGAACCATCACTTGACCCCATTCAATGGAGCCGTATGGGACAAGCGCAAATGTTGATTCAAAACGTGCAGCAGTTAGACGGCAATGACCAAGCAGCAAGCCAACTTGCATCGCCAATTGCATTGCTCGCCTGGAATACTAATTGGGAACGCCATCAAGCGTTGCACCCAACACCTGAGCAACCTATTCCTGCGAATTTAAATTCGCCACTACGCAAAAAAGCTATCGCAAAAATTGCGCAACAAACTGCGGATTGGCAGTGGAAAAATTTTCCAAGTGGTTGGGATTACGACCCCAAAGCATGGACATTCGCACCTTTTTATCTCGGCAATATTTATGCAGCACGCAAAATTCCAAAGCTGGATTTGGAAGCAAAAATGCTAGCGCAAGCTGAAAAAATTAATTGGCAACCGCACGACAGAATTTACGATGCCGATGACCACTGCGTCATGCAGGCTTATTTGCATCTCTACATGAAATATAAAAAGCCCGAAATGATTGCGCCCTCCAAAGCGCGTTTGGATTACCTACTCGCAAACCCTGCAACATCATCGCTAGATTGGGCTTCACCGAATGATCGCGACCGCTGGAGTTGGAGCGATGCTTTATTTATGGGGCCAATGAGTTGGTTGTTAATGTATGAAGTCACAAACGATAAACGCTATTTGGATTTTATGAACAAAGAATGGTGGGCAACGACAGAAAGACTTTATCGCCCCGCAATTGGAATGTACTTTCGCGATGAATCTTATTTAGATATGCGCGAACGCAATGGCAAAACCATTCACTGGGCACGCGGCACCGGTTGGTCAGTTGCAGGCTTGGTACAAGTGTTGGAACACTTCCCAAAAGATCACCCGGATTACCCACGCTATCACGCACAATTTAAAGAAATGGCTGCCGCATTTTTACGCGCACAACAACCAGACGGCCTCTGGCGCCCCGGTATTTTAGATCCACAAACCCACACCGCCCGCGAAACCAGCGGTACTGCATTTATTACTTATGCATTGGCGTGGGGTTTAAATCATAAAGTGCTTGATGAGAAAACTTACAAACCTGCAGTGATTAAAGCGTGGAATTCGTTAACCACCAGCGTAACTAGCGAAGGCAAATTAGAAGACGTACAACCGATTGGCGCAGCACCTCACGGGTTTGATCCAAGCCATTCAGAACCTTTTGCAACAGGTGCGTTTTTGATGGCAGCGAGTGAGGTTTATGGATTGGCCAAACAGTAA